The DNA segment TCAAAAAACTAGCTACTGAAAATCTTTTATGCAATAACCACCAAGGAATCTCGAATTATGTACGTTTGGTGCAGTCCTCACTGGATAAGTAACTAAAATTTGGTTTAAATGCCTTAATGTAATACTTTTCAAATATCCCTTCTAAAAATCCTCTTCTAatctgaaaaaaaaaaaccaTCAAGGTTGTTTTTCGCTGAAGCTTTAAGAGTCGGATATCAGATATTCGCTGGCTCATGCGTGCTATCTTCCGGAACATATTTCGCTTTATATCACGTTTTAGTTTTATACAAATCATACATATAACGAGATGTCACCGGTATTCAGACTTTAAGAGTCACAATGTATGAAATGTTGCAATACAATTCATAAACCCAaactaaaaaaaattgtaatGTATGGCCCTAAATCCGGAACATTTATGTCATACTACGTCTTAGGATGGTTCGTATCTCCTTCAACTACAATAAGGTGCGTTGACATCTTTCATAAAGATACATCAATTAATCGATGAGTGTCGAAATAATATACCTTAGAGGTATTCGCATAAACCAAATTACAGAAATTAACGTACATATTCTTAACTTCACTCTACAATGATACGTTAGGTGGCTGACATTGGATGAAGTTGGGATACCGAGTGTCAAGACCACTTTAAAAAGCTTAAACACCGAGCTTACTGCATGCCGTGCACACTGGTGGTTATATGATTAGATGTactatatattaataatattacaattaatgataacattaaaaatgataatggtAAATTATAAGGTGTTAAATTAAATCagttattaaataatgttATTCCTGGAGATATTGCGACAATATCTATagataaaaagaataatataagAGTGAATATAAACTGGTGGGGGAGGTACGAAATTATATTCCTAGGTAGTGTTATTGTATTAATAGCTTACATGGTCTACTTAATCGTCTACTACGTTATAGCATAAtcataaaataataatctatAATTGGCTAGCATATATGCGCGACTATGCAGAGTGGTGGGTTGCATAGAGGGGCAGAAATACACGGAAAAATTGGTGTTCAGAATTTACACCACTTCCACCCAACACCAGAATAACGGGCAACAATCCAGAATACCACAGCTCCGATGGAAATACCGCCTTCATATAAAATGAAGTTTCTGTACTCAACTACGGTTCCAGAGCCTATAACTAGCGAGGAGAAAAGCATCCCTAAGATGGTGAGGAATGATAAACAGAAATAGCACATCCCATAGCATTGGCCAAATTTTTCCGCCGAGGTAATTTGGCCAATGGTAGGGCCGATAAGACTTATGTTTGCAGAAGTTACCACACCAAATAATATACTGAAAGCATATAGTAAGTTCATACTTCCTTTCGCCGGTAGCCAAAGACCAAAAATGGTGGCAGTGGTTAATATGGAACTAGCAACCATTACATTGAACCTACCGTAGTAATCAGCGATGATTCCCAGAACAAGTCTGGCTGGGATACCGCAAACGTTGACAAGTGTTATCAATAAGTAAGCTGATGAGTCAGAAACGTCAAACGCAATAGCATAGGATGTCAAGTATGTAAGAGTGGAAAGAGACACGATCTCAGAAAAAAACACCGCCATGGTTAACAAAATAAATCTGATATCCTTGaacattgaaaaatcaaacaTACCATTAAATATTTGGGAAGTCTTATATGCAATTGAACGAAGCTTGTTCTTATGCGTTTCTTGATCTTCATTTGTTGTTTGAGCCGTTGACATAGTCGGTGAATTTGATTCTGTCTTTCGTTCCTTCacaaaaataatagaaaCACACATACATGCCATACAAAAGAAGGACAATATCCGAATGGCCCATTTAAATCCAACTTCGACGTATAAGTTTTGTAACATGACCGCAATGCACGATGCACCGACCAACCCTCCTATAGTAGCTATCAGGCATGCCATTGCTCTCCGTCTCAAAAACCAATGCGTTACAACCGCTATCAAGGCAGGCATTGCTAAAGATGTCCCTATAGCAGTGGTAATACCAAACGACAATATAAACTGGCCAACGGTTGTTGATTCTGCAGTGCAGAACAATCCTCCACACATCACTACAGTACCAGCAATTAGCAATTTTCGAGCaccaaatttatcaaataacgATCCAAATATTACGTTTCCAAAATACATGACCCCCAAATGCATACTGAACACCCAAGACGCTGTAGATTCACTAACATGTTCCAATTGATGGCTTGTGACATAACTCTGAATGGCACCAAGTGAATTGGCAATACCAAAATCAGCAATTAGTCCCATAAACGACCCAAATAATACTAAATATGCTGCTAGTCCTCCATCCGGGAAATCATCTGGATTAGCCTCTGAGGCATACATGAGTGCCGTAGACTCCTTGGTACTGAAATCGGAAGTCTTCAGCTTATATTTTGGTCTGTGTGTTATTCGACTAACTTCCTCTCCCACATTATACGCTGTGCTCCTTGTACCTGTCCTTATCTCTCCATTTTCTGTAATATTGTTTTCTGTCAATTTACCATCCTTTGATAAAGATCTGAGTGAAATCTCCTCGCCATTGGCGCTAGTTATCGattcattgaaatattctccTGTCTCCATTTAAGCTCACATATGGCCAGCAGTTCGATTGCTATCGTTACTTCAATTTGTAATCAACTGTCCTTTTCCAAAAAAGTATTCTAGCACGCATCGATTGCAACTATTGATGATGGAATTAGAACCCGATAATAGAGAGGTCGTGTGATTGCATAAAAACACCGGAATGATAAACTTTCCATTGGGTTAGTATATACTTCAAGGGTCTATATTGATTCCTTCGAGATGTATGTGTTAAACTGGTAGAAACGTCGGTGATAGTTTGATCTTTCTTAATGAAACCGCcctattattatcataattTGTAAACAATTCACTAATTACAAGAATACCAATACCCATCTCAATTCTGTACTCATAAATCCATTCATTGTCCCCCTGATGGTCACTCTGATTCATATTTCATTACCGTATATAACGAGCTGTTTAAAGTATTTGCTTTGTTTGAATCATCGTTATActgttgatattgatagtGACACAATTTTGGCGTGTATTCTCACGTGACGGATATATCTAATGTTGATTTTCGAACTGATCACGTACTCTAAGATTAACAATTACCATAAGTTATAGTTAAACAATGTCATCTCCTAGTGCTGAGAAAGAGACAGCTGTTTTAAGCGGCGACGAGCAAGAATTATCTAAGGAAGAAAGATTGGAAGCCGCTCGTAAGAAATTCgaggaattgaaaaagaagaagaagaagtccaagaagaaatccAAGAAGGGAAAGGAAGATAAGGACGAAGAGACGGcagaaaatgatgaaaccGATGGAAAAGATGCAACAAATGATACTCAAACTGATGGTGAAACAACGAAGGTAGATGCTGACGAACCAGAAGAAGGAGACAAGGAACAGGAAGCGAAAGTGGTAAGTGATAAAACTGAAAACAACAAAGAGAAAGCTGATgagattgaagaaaaggGCATGAATACTACAGATAATGCAAAGGATGAACTGAAAGTTACAAATGATGCGAAAGATGATCTGGAAATTACGAAGGATGATCTGAAAATTACAGAGGAGTTGAAAGGTGAACAGAAAGTTACAGAGGAGGCGAAGGATGAACCGAAGACTGTAGACGATGCTAAAATTGAGGTGGAAGTGGATAACGTAAAAGATAACAATGCCAAAGTAGAGAAGGTGGCTGATAAGAAAACAGAAAGTAGCAAAAATGAGAAGAATGCAGATGAAGTGAAAGATAAGGTCGCGGCTGAAGCTCCTACTAATGACAAGCAAAAAgagaatgatgatgacaagataaagataaagaaagaggctgaaaaggaaaaagtGAAGGATGAGAAAATAGATTCAGCACCTAGCGTTGTTGGAGACGCCGAAGTTGCCTCTTTGAAAGCTACTGTCGAACAACAAAAATCGAccattaaaaaattgagaGACGAAAATACCGATTTAAAATTGTCTCGTATGGACTTACAAGATagaattgttgaattagaGGGccaattgaaaaatgctCCCCTGTCGACGTCGAAGGTCGAAGTCCCACAAAGTTCTCCACAGAAACTGGCAATCAAACCAGCAAAGCCAGTTTTCACCCAAAACGATTATGCTTCAGTATCTCAGCAAAACTTTGCTAGTTTCTCGCACACGGATGATTTCAGAGAGAAATTAATGGTGTGGAAAGGCTGGCAAGTGGACATGAGACTTTGGAATGCAACGAATAACACTCAAAAGATAGCTCTTTAACTCTACATTTTATAGTTATATCAATATCGAATATATCTATTCTATTTAtacaattaaatattacTATGTACACACTACAGTTTTTATTCCATTTAATCATTTAATACGACATAAAACCATTCCCTTTAAATCCTTCTTGGCAGCCTCTTGTACCTCTAAAACCTCATCTGCTGGTGTCCTTACAAAGATACATTCTGCTGGCTGTAATGGCTTAATAAATCTGACTGGTAAACCAGATGCAAGAGCTTTAATTTCAGTAGGAGTTAAATTGACTTTACGGCCTGGCTTCAGTACCAACGAAAAATCTCTAATTACCGATTGATTGTTAAGATATTTTAATCCCAACCACAAACGACGACTGGATATATTATCTGGTGTAACTTCGACTGGTTTTAAATCTGGACCTGTGGTTGAACCTTTTTgaatagaagaaataaaaccTTCTCTATATAATCCTAATGCAACTTGTAAATGTAAACGGCTAAATGGCACCGAGGTGGTAGCAACATGAACGTTGGTAACGTTCTTAATATGACTGCAGAAGTTAGCTAAATGAACCAACGACATTACTGTTACTTGCTAATCTGTATTACTGTATGCTACTTCTTGTCGatttgatataatttttaacctgaaaaatttatggTATAATCACGTGAAAATATTGGTCAGTGGTCCTGGGAAATAGCTGAAAAATCCCGAAGTGAAGAACTGTCACTTCCTTTTCTGCAATTGTTAACAAGCACAAAGATGTTCAGATCAAGCCAGTTACTTAGGAATGGAATTCGTGGTATGCGCAATGCTCGCATAccaattattcaattgaaaccATCGCCATTCATGCCTATGAGAGCACAACTCTACTCAACAAAAGCAAATAATGAACCACCAAAATTACGTTTCCTCTTTTACATGTTTATTTTTGCTTCAGGTGTGCTATACGTTACAGGTAGTCAAATAGAGAAAAAGAAGCCCAAGAGTAGTTTTACCGAGAAGGAATTTGAGGAATATGAAAGTAGTAGTGGGTTGAAAAGACGTAGTAAGTTGATCTCCACGCAAGATGCAGAGAAATATAAGTTTTTCGTTGTTCCATATGTTCACCAGAACGAGTTTATTACTAAGATCGCTCAAAAGCTTGGAGATAAGGAAGTCAGAATTATCGATCCTGAAGAACTCATTAAGCGTGAAAGAGAAGATGAGTCAAGACATTACTCTTATTTATTGCAAGACTTAGCCCAAGAGGATAAGCCATTGCCAAAAGGTTTAGTTACGGCTTTGATTAAGgatgatattaaattttatttaaatacAAGGAACGGAACTTTTGATACTAACTTTCTCATTAAAAACTATCCTCAAACTACGGACGAAGCTATTAAATTTGAGAATGACATTTCAGATATTCTGAAGTGTATAGTACTTCATTATGATATGTTGAAcgaattaaagaagaataaagGTGAGGAAAATGCAAGATTGATTAACAACGTCGTTGGTTACTACGAAACTGTGAACAAAGCCAAGATCATCACCGCTAAACATGATGAGTTAGATGataaattacaagaaatctcattagaatttatctaataataCAGCTGTGATTTTTAGTTAATTTTGTATATAACGTCATTTTTATGGTCCAAAGATCTCCTCGGGGATCTTGAATTGTAGGTCTGCATTTCTAGCAAACATTTTATCACTATCCAGAAAGTCATTCGATCTTCCGGCCGCATCTCCCACAAAGAAACTATTATTTGTATCTATTGTATAACCCTGATCTTCAAAATACTTCGCAAGCTCATTCCACATACCTATATTTGGTTTCCTCATTATAGCATGATCTTCGTCAGAACTAACTGCAATTTTCTGATTCTTCGACGATGGCTTCTTTGGTGACGCATATACAAGTACGCCTGGAACTTCTTTCTCTGTGTTTAGTTCTTTGAGTACATTATTAACGCGGCCCGTAAATGCTAAATACGATTTACTTGTCTTTGTAGCTACCACTCCTCcttgatttgaaaaaatcacaattatatatttatcagttactaattttttcaatttgtcCATCACATTCAGGTTTTTCGAGTCCTTTGAAGTCCACCATCTCCAATCACTAGCTCCTCTAGCAAACTTCAGGCCCGTTTTGGTATCCACCAACGTCCCATCTAGATCAAATGCGGCGATTTTTATTAGTTTCTGGTCTCCTTTACTAGTAGAATAGCTATTTACGTCTAATTGCTGAGGTATATTAGTTATTAAATGCGTTCCATATATTTTCCATCTAAGATTAAAGTCCTTTGATAGTATGCTTTGATTCActtgatttaaatttccCGAAACATCGGTCTCTTTCAATCTTGCAATTTTGGTTTTACTTATTTTAGAAGCAGCATTTTGGCCTACTTTGAGCATTGAAAAGATATCTTCATTAGCCATATTCTCTATCAGATCAATCGctgaattatcaaatttatgCACGCTAGATTTATCTCGCGATAATTAAATCTACGCTATAATTCTCCTACATAGATTCTATCGCCCTAGATCAAATTCCTTGAGAACAAGGTAACGTCTAGCTGATTTTCAGTTCGAATACATttctaaattaatatatctGTGCATTAAATCTCTAAATAAGACTACGTTTCTTACATGCCTGACCATAAGAAGTCCTTTTCAATCTTAAAAGGCAAAGTTGAAGTAATATTATCACTACTGTTACCAACATGAACCTTGTAATCACCCTTTTCAACTGACCATTCATCTTGATACTCGtcaaagaaagaaatcGAATCCTTCAAAGacaatttcaatgaaacGGTGGAATCAGCACCGGCTTTCAAATGTACCTTTTCGAATCcctttaattcttttacGGGTCTGATTACATCACTCTCATCTTTCGATATATAGAATTGAACAACCTCTGAACCGTCAATTTTACCTGTGTTTTTAACGTTCACAGATACTGTTAAATtatcatctttttcatcaacgGAGACCTTTGAACCAGAAATATCAAACTTAGTGTAGGACAAACCAAAACCGAATGGGAAGGCCACTTCTCTTTCAAGTTTCTCATAGTATTTGTAACCAACGAAAATGTCCTCACCATATAAAACTCTACCCTTCTCAGTTTTGAAGTTAAGATAAGCTGGATTATCAACATTCTTGACAGGGAACGAGAGAGATAACTTACCACTTGGGTTAACGTCACCGAATAAGACATCAGCTATACCATTACCTAACTCATTACCGCCATACCATGCTTGAACTAATGCATTCGCTTTTTTGATCCATGGAAACTCAACTGGAGTACCAGATTGGTTGACAACAACGGTATTTGGATTGGCATCCAATACAGCATCAACTAATTCGTTGATGTGGCCAATTAATTTCATGTCTGGACGATCAAACCCTTCTGATTCCCATTCTTGATTTAACCCAATATTTAAGACCACCTTGTCTACTTTTTTAGCAAGTTCTGCAGCCTTCGCGATTTCATCTTTTGGATTAATTACCTTAGCAAGTCCCAAGTTGataccaccaccaccaccaaaaCTGACAGAATCGTGAGAAGGTACGGTAAACGTAGGAGCGGAGCCAAACTCAATTTTAATGGAGTAGGTCTTACCTTTCTCTAAGGAAATGGAATTTCTAACTTCATTAGACCCACTATTGAAGAAGGAGTTACCTCTTTGTTGAACCGTCTTGTTGTCAACAACCAATTTACCGTCAACAAACAATTGGGCTGTACCAAGTACCGCAAGACCAAATTCATAATCAGCTGTTTCTTCGGGCGTAAACTGACCGTCGAAGTCAATAAAGAATAAGTCATcctt comes from the Debaryomyces hansenii CBS767 chromosome B complete sequence genome and includes:
- a CDS encoding DEHA2B07436p (weakly similar to uniprot|Q03796 Saccharomyces cerevisiae YMR156C TPP1 DNA 3'-phosphatase), giving the protein MANEDIFSMLKVGQNAASKISKTKIARLKETDVSGNLNQVNQSILSKDFNLRWKIYGTHLITNIPQQLDVNSYSTSKGDQKLIKIAAFDLDGTLVDTKTGSKFARGASDWRWWTSKDSKNSNVMDKLKKLVTDKYIIVIFSNQGGVVATKTSKSYLAFTGRVNNVLKELNTEKEVPGVLVYASPKKPSSKNQKIAVSSDEDHAIMRKPNIGMWNELAKYFEDQGYTIDTNNSFFVGDAAGRSNDFSDSDKMFARNADLQFKIPEEIFGP
- a CDS encoding DEHA2B07326p (similar to uniprot|Q08268 Saccharomyces cerevisiae YOL119C MCH4 Protein), translated to METGEYFNESITSANGEEISLRSLSKDGKLTENNITENGEIRTGTRSTAYNVGEEVSRITHRPKYKSKTSDFSTKESTALMYASEANPDDFPDGGLAAYLVLFGSFMGLIADFGIANSLGAIQSYVTSHQLEHVSESTASWVFSMHLGVMYFGNVIFGSLFDKFGARKLLIAGTVVMCGGLFCTAESTTVGQFILSFGITTAIGTSLAMPALIAVVTHWFLRRRAMACSIATIGGLVGASCIAVMLQNLYVEVGFKWAIRILSFFCMACMCVSIIFVKERKTESNSPTMSTAQTTNEDQETHKNKLRSIAYKTSQIFNGMFDFSMFKDIRFILLTMAVFFSEIVSLSTLTYLTSYAIAFDVSDSSAYLLITLVNVCGIPARLVSGIIADYYGRFNVMVASSILTTATIFGLWLPAKGSMNLLYAFSILFGVVTSANISLIGPTIGQITSAEKFGQCYGMCYFCLSFLTILGMLFSSLVIGSGTVVEYRNFILYEGGISIGAVVFWIVARYSGVGWKWCKF
- a CDS encoding DEHA2B07348p (no similarity), which encodes MGIGILVISELFTNYDNNRAVSLRKIKLSPTFLPV
- a CDS encoding DEHA2B07370p (weakly similar to uniprot|Q12191 Saccharomyces cerevisiae YDL099w), which translates into the protein MSSPSAEKETAVLSGDEQELSKEERLEAARKKFEELKKKKKKSKKKSKKGKEDKDEETAENDETDGKDATNDTQTDGETTKVDADEPEEGDKEQEAKVVSDKTENNKEKADEIEEKGMNTTDNAKDESKVTNDAKDDSEITKDDSKITEELKGEQKVTEEAKDEPKTVDDAKIEVEVDNVKDNNAKVEKVADKKTESSKNEKNADEVKDKVAAEAPTNDKQKENDDDKIKIKKEAEKEKVKDEKIDSAPSVVGDAEVASLKATVEQQKSTIKKLRDENTDLKLSRMDLQDRIVELEGQLKNAPSSTSKVEVPQSSPQKSAIKPAKPVFTQNDYASVSQQNFASFSHTDDFREKLMVWKGWQVDMRLWNATNNTQKIAL
- a CDS encoding mitochondrial 37S ribosomal protein MRPS8 (similar to uniprot|Q03799 Saccharomyces cerevisiae YMR158W MRPS8 Mitochondrial ribosomal protein of the small subunit), whose protein sequence is MSLVHLANFCSHIKNVTNVHVATTSVPFSRLHLQVALGLYREGFISSIQKGSTTGPDLKPVEVTPDNISSRRLWLGLKYLNNQSVIRDFSLVSKPGRKVNLTPTEIKALASGLPVRFIKPLQPAECIFVRTPADEVLEVQEAAKKDLKGMVLCRIK
- a CDS encoding DEHA2B07414p (weakly similar to uniprot|Q03798 Saccharomyces cerevisiae YMR157C FMP39), which translates into the protein MFRSSQLLRNGIRGMRNARIPIIQLKPSPFMPMRAQLYSTKANNEPPKLRFLFYMFIFASGVLYVTGSQIEKKKPKSSFTEKEFEEYESSSGLKRRSKLISTQDAEKYKFFVVPYVHQNEFITKIAQKLGDKEVRIIDPEELIKREREDESRHYSYLLQDLAQEDKPLPKGLVTALIKDDIKFYLNTRNGTFDTNFLIKNYPQTTDEAIKFENDISDISKCIVLHYDMLNELKKNKGEENARLINNVVGYYETVNKAKIITAKHDELDDKLQEISLEFI